The Candidatus Mycolicibacterium alkanivorans genome contains a region encoding:
- a CDS encoding SecDF P1 head subdomain-containing protein: protein MTDTSRRNRRILIAITAALAAAAIVVPVLGVLMAPAMMKNQASTPITTTTKPVPTIKPVALRPVIRAIVTTPDQCEPPPPTPPDQPLRTCDITKTAVYDLGPEDLRPQLTDVDSFLNPLTNKQLVQVTMTEESTTDFARYTAAHVGQQVAFVRAGIVVWAPKITEPIDGQVLQLSGDVSSEQAKEIARMLRDEA, encoded by the coding sequence ATGACCGACACCAGCCGCCGTAACCGGCGGATCCTGATCGCCATCACCGCGGCCCTGGCCGCCGCGGCGATCGTTGTTCCGGTGCTCGGTGTGCTCATGGCGCCTGCCATGATGAAGAACCAGGCCTCCACGCCGATCACCACCACCACCAAACCGGTGCCCACCATCAAGCCGGTGGCGCTGCGGCCGGTCATCAGAGCCATCGTGACCACCCCGGACCAGTGCGAGCCGCCACCGCCGACGCCGCCGGATCAGCCGCTGCGCACCTGCGACATCACCAAGACCGCGGTGTACGACCTCGGTCCGGAGGATCTTCGCCCGCAGCTCACCGACGTCGACTCGTTCCTCAATCCACTGACCAACAAGCAGCTCGTACAGGTGACGATGACAGAAGAATCCACGACGGACTTCGCGCGCTACACCGCTGCGCACGTCGGCCAGCAGGTGGCGTTCGTCCGAGCCGGGATCGTCGTGTGGGCACCCAAGATCACCGAGCCGATCGACGGTCAAGTGCTGCAGCTGTCCGGCGACGTGAGCTCCGAACAGGCCAAGGAAATCGCCCGGATGTTGCGTGACGAGGCCTGA